A window from Dehalobacter sp. DCA encodes these proteins:
- a CDS encoding YerC/YecD family TrpR-related protein has translation MLSDERIRDTLTDSLFEAILLLKTKEECYSFFEDLATVAEIKALAQRLEVARMLEEDVTYSRIAEMTGASSATISRVKRCLNYGADGYKMVLERMEKNHKE, from the coding sequence ATGTTGAGTGACGAAAGGATCAGGGACACCCTGACCGATTCTCTTTTTGAAGCAATCCTTCTGCTCAAGACGAAAGAGGAATGTTACAGCTTCTTTGAGGATCTGGCTACGGTAGCGGAGATCAAGGCCCTCGCGCAGCGGCTGGAAGTCGCCCGTATGCTGGAGGAAGATGTCACTTATTCCAGGATTGCCGAAATGACCGGAGCGAGCTCTGCCACCATCAGCAGGGTCAAACGCTGTTTAAACTATGGCGCTGACGGTTACAAGATGGTTCTCGAGCGGATGGAGAAAAACCACAAAGAATAA
- the hisZ gene encoding ATP phosphoribosyltransferase regulatory subunit — protein sequence MERSSLGLKIPEGMLDLLPAELAQLEELEGRAIRVCKHWSYQKVATPGLEYRACVEPDADKDDHLYKFFDKNGHILALRPEFTTPIARMVATRQKGGQFPLRFCYSGDVYRNDSARYREFRQVGVELIGSDNDIADAEVVALAIEMMKTLEIKNFQLNLGHNGIFSGLAEEMKFATKVREELEDGIARKDMVKLEQIVSSNDLPESAKELLLSLPHLTGKEEVLDKLQNWTHIKPIRKAVESLRTIYLYLKEFGVQDYVSLDLGILRGFSYYTGAIFEGYLPGVGVPLIEGGRYDGLYADFGMDHGATGFAVNLGLMLEKAVDYELDKADVLVYGQSPGAVIKRCRELRKSGKKVEMALGFLAETDARNLASSRGIALLEKIESNK from the coding sequence ATGGAACGTTCATCATTGGGGCTTAAAATTCCGGAGGGAATGCTTGATCTTCTGCCAGCTGAATTAGCACAGTTGGAGGAACTGGAAGGAAGAGCAATCCGTGTGTGCAAACATTGGTCCTATCAGAAAGTTGCGACTCCCGGGCTTGAATACCGGGCCTGTGTGGAGCCGGACGCAGATAAGGATGACCATTTATATAAGTTCTTTGACAAGAACGGTCATATTCTCGCGTTAAGACCGGAATTCACGACCCCGATTGCCAGGATGGTTGCTACAAGACAGAAAGGCGGACAATTTCCTCTGCGGTTCTGTTACAGTGGCGATGTTTACAGGAATGATTCCGCCCGTTACCGGGAGTTCAGGCAGGTGGGTGTTGAGCTGATCGGTTCGGACAATGACATTGCAGACGCTGAAGTTGTTGCATTGGCCATAGAAATGATGAAGACGCTCGAAATCAAGAATTTCCAGCTGAACCTTGGGCATAACGGGATTTTCTCGGGGCTTGCCGAAGAAATGAAGTTTGCAACCAAAGTGAGGGAGGAGCTGGAAGACGGTATAGCGCGTAAGGATATGGTGAAGCTTGAGCAAATCGTTTCTTCCAACGATTTGCCTGAATCGGCGAAAGAACTTCTTCTTTCCTTGCCGCATCTGACCGGCAAAGAAGAAGTCCTGGATAAACTTCAAAACTGGACGCACATTAAGCCGATCAGAAAAGCTGTAGAATCTTTACGGACCATTTATTTGTATTTAAAGGAATTCGGAGTCCAGGACTACGTATCCCTGGACCTTGGGATATTAAGAGGATTCTCGTATTACACCGGCGCAATCTTTGAAGGTTATCTTCCGGGGGTCGGTGTTCCGCTGATTGAAGGAGGACGATACGACGGCCTCTACGCAGATTTTGGAATGGACCACGGCGCGACAGGTTTTGCGGTTAATCTTGGGCTTATGCTTGAGAAGGCTGTAGATTATGAGTTGGATAAGGCCGATGTTCTGGTTTACGGGCAATCTCCGGGAGCTGTGATCAAGCGCTGCCGGGAACTCAGAAAGAGCGGCAAAAAAGTGGAGATGGCCCTTGGGTTCCTGGCGGAAACCGATGCCAGGAACCTGGCTTCCAGCCGAGGGATTGCACTGCTGGAGAAGATTGAAAGCAATAAATAA
- a CDS encoding DUF3793 family protein, translating into MQDFIATYTSQRKKQGTRQYLLDNITYHLAPLLIASKPAELLTFTTAIKKDMLETWDQIKDRLYPYVTVQEIVRNKASVSVLFYAADRLSSILQIPENQHFLRALGYCGETDQDTAIRTLKQKWIVGPFPHEIGLFLGFPLDDVADFIYFPDKKPLLTGYWKVYHDPEKARRIFQEYNKARYAYIRYMLDGNKSEGFLKCMGRNRLKGSSI; encoded by the coding sequence ATGCAGGACTTCATCGCGACTTACACCAGCCAAAGAAAAAAACAGGGGACCAGGCAATATCTGCTCGATAATATCACCTATCATCTCGCACCGCTGCTTATAGCATCCAAGCCGGCTGAACTGCTTACATTTACCACTGCCATCAAAAAAGATATGCTGGAGACCTGGGATCAAATCAAAGATAGGCTTTACCCCTATGTGACGGTTCAGGAAATTGTCAGGAACAAAGCTTCTGTCAGCGTATTATTTTATGCTGCAGACAGATTATCCTCAATACTGCAAATCCCTGAAAATCAGCATTTCTTAAGAGCGCTTGGTTATTGCGGGGAGACGGATCAGGATACGGCAATACGGACTTTAAAACAAAAATGGATCGTCGGGCCTTTCCCTCACGAAATTGGACTATTTCTGGGCTTCCCACTGGACGATGTGGCAGATTTTATCTATTTCCCCGATAAAAAACCTCTGCTGACCGGTTATTGGAAGGTCTACCATGATCCCGAGAAAGCCAGGAGAATATTTCAGGAATACAACAAGGCCAGATATGCATACATCCGATACATGCTCGACGGGAACAAAAGCGAGGGCTTTTTAAAATGCATGGGCCGGAACCGGTTGAAAGGATCGTCAATATAA
- a CDS encoding manganese catalase family protein, with protein MFSYQKRLLYPVYVEKKNEKLARSLLEHIGGKDGEFTAFTRHMYQCLHVTNPYIRDLLGMMASEELAHMEIIAAAVRKLGLADLPLANSGQESWNMEYVEKSTDINEMLKINEEAEIRAKRLYLRHLTLTEDTSLRKMLQFLVNREEVHQRLLKKSGVLVAQKANNEQFSTLIHEYKMSLRVMK; from the coding sequence ATGTTTAGTTACCAGAAACGTTTACTATATCCGGTTTATGTTGAGAAGAAAAATGAGAAGCTGGCCCGGAGCTTATTGGAACATATCGGCGGGAAAGACGGGGAATTTACTGCTTTTACACGTCATATGTATCAATGCCTGCATGTGACCAATCCATATATTCGTGATCTTTTGGGTATGATGGCCTCGGAAGAGCTTGCGCATATGGAGATCATTGCAGCTGCAGTCAGAAAGCTTGGCCTTGCTGATTTGCCGCTTGCCAATTCCGGGCAGGAGTCCTGGAATATGGAATATGTTGAGAAAAGTACGGATATTAATGAGATGCTCAAGATCAATGAAGAAGCGGAGATCAGGGCCAAGAGACTGTACCTGCGGCATCTCACGCTGACTGAGGACACTTCACTAAGGAAGATGCTCCAGTTCTTAGTCAACCGGGAAGAAGTTCATCAAAGATTACTAAAAAAAAGCGGTGTCTTAGTGGCTCAGAAAGCCAATAATGAGCAGTTTTCAACGCTAATTCATGAATATAAAATGAGTTTGCGCGTAATGAAGTAA
- the hisD gene encoding histidinol dehydrogenase gives MKTVQKIQDIDLKKLINKSYGDDRDLEEKVAGILQKVREQGDEAIYELTAAFDGVDLKASGLRVTDQEIWEAYRKVDDEYLEAISQAINNVKTYHEKQKRVSWFDTAEDGSILGQIIRPLQRVGIYVPGGTAAYPSSVLMNALPAAVAGVEEIVMVSPPLKDGSLLPEVLVAAAECGVKEIYKVGGAQAVAALAFGTATIAQVDKITGPGNIFVTLAKKMVYGTVDIDMLAGPSEILILADENAVPEELAADLLSQAEHDRLASAILISSCSDLLEKTVIEVERQLEALPRAGIARASWDTYGAAILVENLEEGINLVNRIAPEHFELVVQDPFAWLGKVKNAGAVFLGRYTPEPVGDYFAGPNHVLPTGGTARFYSVLGVDTFVKRMSVINYSEKALQRDAAQIAYLARKEGLEAHARAIEARQKPL, from the coding sequence ATGAAGACTGTGCAAAAAATTCAGGATATTGACCTGAAGAAGCTTATTAATAAATCCTACGGCGATGACCGTGACCTGGAAGAAAAAGTGGCAGGAATCCTGCAAAAGGTGCGTGAACAGGGCGATGAAGCCATTTATGAACTGACTGCCGCGTTTGATGGGGTTGATCTGAAGGCCTCGGGACTGCGGGTCACCGACCAGGAGATCTGGGAAGCTTACCGAAAAGTAGATGATGAGTACTTGGAAGCAATCAGCCAGGCGATCAATAACGTCAAGACCTACCACGAAAAGCAAAAAAGGGTTTCCTGGTTTGATACTGCTGAAGACGGCAGTATCCTCGGTCAGATCATTCGTCCTCTGCAGCGGGTTGGGATCTATGTTCCGGGAGGAACAGCGGCTTATCCATCTTCTGTTCTGATGAATGCGCTTCCGGCAGCTGTAGCCGGAGTCGAGGAGATCGTCATGGTTTCTCCGCCCCTGAAAGATGGAAGCCTTTTGCCGGAGGTGCTGGTCGCTGCCGCAGAGTGTGGTGTCAAAGAGATCTATAAGGTTGGAGGCGCCCAGGCGGTCGCCGCCCTTGCTTTTGGCACAGCGACGATTGCACAGGTGGATAAGATTACAGGGCCGGGCAATATCTTTGTGACCCTTGCTAAGAAAATGGTCTATGGAACCGTGGACATTGATATGCTGGCCGGACCAAGTGAGATCTTGATACTTGCGGATGAAAATGCTGTCCCGGAGGAGCTGGCGGCAGACCTGCTTTCGCAGGCCGAGCATGACAGGCTTGCTTCAGCAATTCTCATTTCATCATGTTCCGATTTGCTGGAAAAGACTGTGATTGAGGTGGAGCGCCAGCTTGAAGCGTTACCGCGAGCTGGAATTGCCAGGGCTTCCTGGGATACTTACGGGGCTGCAATCCTGGTTGAAAATCTTGAAGAAGGGATCAACCTTGTGAACCGCATTGCCCCTGAACACTTTGAGCTTGTTGTGCAGGATCCGTTTGCCTGGCTGGGCAAAGTAAAAAATGCCGGAGCGGTATTTCTGGGAAGATATACGCCGGAACCGGTTGGCGACTATTTTGCGGGACCGAATCATGTCCTGCCGACCGGAGGGACCGCCCGTTTTTACTCTGTCCTAGGCGTCGACACCTTTGTCAAAAGAATGAGTGTAATCAATTATTCTGAAAAAGCCTTGCAAAGAGATGCCGCTCAGATTGCATACCTGGCCCGCAAAGAGGGGCTGGAGGCGCATGCTAGGGCGATAGAGGCCAGACAGAAGCCGCTTTGA
- a CDS encoding aminotransferase class V-fold PLP-dependent enzyme, translating into MSIAITKMNYAKLVVGIDAEVELKNGKNSRGINFDNAATTPPFVSVLQEISSFAPYYSSIHRGAGYKSKLSSEKYENARKTVMDFVGADHKRDVVIFVKNATEAINKVAFRLSQDMDPYIKSVILSTSMEHHSNDLPWREKYEVDYIEVDECGRLIFNDFIEKLEKYKGRVKLVTVAGASNVTGYVNPVHRIAEWAHKYGAKVMVDGSQLLPHQPFDTKPSASSKHIDFLVFSAHKMYAPFGTGVLIGPKDFFLKGSPDYQGGGTVKAVTRDFVIWNDPPSKDEAGTPNLMGVLALAASIKTLSAVGMRNVYKHEKNLTAQLIQGLKKIDCIDIYCAEDQSQERVGIVPFNMKGVYHEKLADILAGEAGISVRSGCFCAHPYVQKLMKVEPAILSAAADHLPENRPGMVRVSFGLYNEPHEVGRLLEVLQEIAKDRRRYLKMYS; encoded by the coding sequence ATGAGTATTGCTATTACCAAAATGAATTACGCTAAACTTGTTGTCGGAATTGATGCGGAGGTTGAGCTCAAAAACGGTAAAAACAGCAGGGGAATCAATTTTGACAACGCAGCAACGACGCCGCCTTTTGTTTCAGTGCTCCAGGAAATCAGCAGCTTTGCACCGTATTATTCGTCAATTCACAGGGGGGCCGGCTACAAGTCCAAATTGTCTTCGGAAAAATATGAAAATGCCAGGAAAACAGTGATGGATTTTGTGGGTGCAGACCACAAAAGGGATGTGGTGATCTTTGTTAAGAATGCCACAGAAGCTATCAATAAAGTGGCCTTCAGGCTGTCACAGGACATGGACCCATACATAAAAAGTGTTATCCTTTCCACTTCCATGGAGCATCATTCCAATGACCTTCCCTGGCGGGAAAAGTATGAGGTCGACTATATTGAGGTGGATGAATGCGGCAGGCTAATTTTTAACGATTTTATTGAAAAGCTGGAGAAATATAAAGGCCGGGTCAAGCTGGTAACTGTAGCCGGAGCTTCAAATGTAACAGGTTATGTCAATCCCGTACATCGAATTGCTGAATGGGCCCATAAATATGGCGCCAAGGTCATGGTTGACGGATCGCAGCTGCTTCCTCATCAGCCGTTTGATACGAAGCCTTCCGCTTCCAGCAAGCATATTGATTTTCTTGTGTTCTCCGCACATAAGATGTATGCGCCTTTTGGGACTGGCGTTCTGATTGGTCCCAAAGACTTTTTTCTGAAGGGAAGCCCTGATTATCAGGGCGGAGGAACAGTCAAAGCTGTAACTCGCGATTTCGTAATCTGGAATGATCCTCCTTCCAAAGATGAGGCTGGAACGCCCAACTTAATGGGTGTGCTGGCCTTGGCCGCAAGTATAAAAACCTTAAGTGCAGTCGGGATGCGAAATGTGTACAAGCATGAAAAAAACCTGACAGCACAACTGATTCAGGGACTAAAAAAAATAGACTGTATCGATATCTATTGTGCAGAAGATCAAAGTCAGGAGCGCGTCGGGATTGTTCCCTTTAATATGAAGGGCGTTTATCATGAGAAACTGGCGGATATATTAGCCGGAGAAGCCGGCATTTCTGTCAGGAGCGGGTGTTTTTGCGCGCATCCTTACGTCCAAAAGCTCATGAAAGTCGAACCAGCCATCTTAAGCGCAGCTGCGGATCATCTTCCGGAAAACAGACCCGGGATGGTAAGAGTCAGTTTTGGTTTATACAATGAACCTCACGAAGTTGGCAGGCTGCTGGAAGTATTGCAGGAAATTGCCAAAGACAGAAGACGATATTTGAAAATGTACAGCTAA
- a CDS encoding NfeD family protein — MDVFVGISLSLIIVGIILVILEIFIIPGFGVSGIIGLLMMIGGVFLVADSFAEGVLYLLIILIVAGLLIYIGYKTGRLKKLWRKVALGEKQRTEEGFVAPKTDYIHYLGKTGKALTLLRPAGTAQIEGERVDVVTDGSFIPKDSAIKVIAVEGTRIIVSREENE; from the coding sequence TTGGATGTTTTTGTCGGTATTTCTCTTTCCTTGATTATTGTAGGAATCATTCTGGTTATTCTGGAGATATTCATTATTCCAGGCTTTGGCGTCTCTGGAATCATCGGGCTTTTGATGATGATTGGCGGAGTATTTTTAGTGGCCGATTCGTTTGCCGAGGGTGTCTTGTATCTTCTGATCATACTTATTGTGGCAGGGCTGCTGATCTATATTGGGTATAAAACAGGTCGGCTGAAAAAACTCTGGCGCAAGGTAGCTTTGGGGGAAAAGCAGAGAACCGAAGAAGGCTTCGTAGCACCCAAAACAGATTATATACACTATCTCGGGAAAACCGGAAAAGCCCTGACCCTGCTCCGTCCGGCAGGTACAGCGCAGATTGAAGGGGAACGGGTCGATGTCGTCACAGATGGAAGCTTCATTCCGAAAGATTCTGCGATAAAGGTCATCGCGGTCGAGGGTACAAGAATCATTGTGAGCAGGGAAGAAAATGAATAG
- a CDS encoding DsrE/DsrF/DrsH-like family protein, translating into MEKEKKLSLILFSGDYDKAMAALILANSARELNMKVSIFFAFWGLCLIRDPEKMSLEDKTVYEKMLGMTAPKGPEDLPLSRMNMAGIGKAMLKQMMEEQDAPDLSAFLKGAQKKGVSFYICKLSLEIMGFTLEEMIPDVKIMTAKDYLQDALEADIELFI; encoded by the coding sequence ATGGAAAAAGAGAAGAAACTCAGCCTGATTTTGTTCAGCGGGGATTATGACAAGGCGATGGCGGCCTTGATCCTGGCTAATTCGGCCCGCGAGCTCAACATGAAAGTCAGTATCTTTTTCGCTTTTTGGGGTCTGTGTCTGATACGCGATCCGGAGAAGATGTCTTTAGAAGACAAAACGGTTTATGAGAAAATGTTAGGAATGACGGCACCGAAAGGTCCGGAAGACTTGCCGCTTTCCCGGATGAATATGGCTGGTATCGGAAAGGCCATGCTGAAACAGATGATGGAGGAGCAGGATGCCCCTGATCTTTCCGCTTTTCTGAAAGGAGCGCAAAAAAAGGGAGTAAGCTTTTACATATGCAAGCTTTCCCTTGAGATCATGGGTTTTACACTTGAAGAAATGATTCCGGATGTCAAAATCATGACAGCAAAAGATTATCTGCAGGATGCCCTGGAAGCTGACATAGAGCTTTTCATCTGA
- the hisG gene encoding ATP phosphoribosyltransferase, with protein sequence MPKNYLTIALPKGKLLTDSVALLTEAGLDCRSVENDSRKLLFDLPGSEARIIICRPTDIPTYVEQGAADIGFVGKDTVIEQNKDVAELVDLKFGYCRFVVAMPEESLPQKLPDGLYDLSVLNHKRAATKFPRVAQLFFNEHGMQVTPIKLHGNIELAPRVGLAEMIVDIVSTGKTLKENNLAEVAQILEATSRMIANRVSYRVKYERIQGLAEKMRVLVQQYD encoded by the coding sequence GTGCCGAAAAATTATTTAACCATAGCGCTGCCAAAAGGAAAATTACTGACAGATTCAGTGGCGCTTCTGACTGAAGCGGGGCTGGACTGCAGATCGGTAGAAAACGATTCCCGTAAACTGTTGTTTGATCTTCCCGGATCAGAGGCGAGGATCATCATTTGCCGCCCGACGGATATCCCGACCTATGTGGAACAGGGAGCTGCGGATATCGGTTTTGTCGGCAAGGATACTGTAATCGAACAAAACAAAGATGTCGCCGAGCTGGTCGACTTAAAATTCGGGTACTGCCGCTTTGTCGTGGCGATGCCGGAGGAGAGCCTGCCGCAGAAGCTGCCGGATGGGCTGTATGACCTGAGCGTGCTGAATCATAAGAGAGCGGCAACCAAGTTTCCGAGAGTCGCCCAGCTGTTTTTCAATGAGCATGGTATGCAGGTCACACCGATCAAGCTGCATGGCAATATTGAACTTGCTCCCCGGGTAGGTCTGGCTGAAATGATTGTGGATATTGTCTCAACCGGTAAGACCTTAAAGGAGAATAATCTGGCCGAGGTCGCCCAGATCCTTGAAGCTACAAGCAGAATGATTGCCAACCGTGTTTCCTATCGGGTAAAATACGAACGCATCCAGGGACTTGCAGAGAAAATGAGAGTCCTTGTCCAGCAGTACGACTGA
- a CDS encoding arsenate reductase family protein, with translation MNIQIFGIKKCFDTKKAERWFKERRIQYQFIDLDQKGLSKGELQNVKAALGLNNLFNTGSKDYSRLNLNKISSSIVREELLLNNPKLYRTPIVRNGKQATVGYVPEVWELWE, from the coding sequence ATGAACATACAGATATTTGGGATTAAAAAATGTTTTGATACAAAAAAGGCGGAACGCTGGTTTAAAGAGCGCCGCATTCAATATCAGTTCATTGATCTGGACCAAAAGGGATTAAGCAAAGGGGAATTGCAGAACGTCAAAGCAGCCCTTGGCCTGAACAATCTGTTTAATACCGGAAGCAAGGACTATTCGCGCTTAAATCTAAACAAAATCAGCAGTTCAATTGTCAGAGAAGAACTGCTGCTGAATAATCCCAAGCTTTACCGGACTCCGATTGTCCGTAACGGTAAACAGGCGACAGTAGGGTATGTCCCTGAAGTTTGGGAATTATGGGAGTAG
- the floA gene encoding flotillin-like protein FloA (flotillin-like protein involved in membrane lipid rafts) — MTTALVTTVILIMLVLIILMVLFTFIPVGLWISALAAGVNIGIFTLIGMRLRRVAPIRIVNPLIKAHKAGLGLTPAQLEAHYLAGGNVDKVVNALIAAERAAIPLKFERAAAIDLAGRDIMQAVQMSVNPKVIQTPTVSAVAQNGIELRVIARVTVRANIDRLVGGAGEETIIARVGEGIVTSIGSSSSHANVLENPDMISQAVLNKGLDSGTAFEILSIDIADVDVGKNIGAQLQTDQAEADKRIAQAKAEERRAMAVAREQEMKASVQEMRAKVVDAEAEVPLALASALKEGRLGVMDYYNLQNVIADTRMRDNIAVTAKGDEPETTIPKK; from the coding sequence ATGACAACGGCACTTGTTACAACGGTGATACTGATTATGCTGGTTCTGATTATCCTAATGGTTCTGTTTACGTTTATTCCGGTCGGTCTCTGGATTTCGGCTTTGGCAGCTGGTGTTAATATCGGCATATTCACGCTGATCGGGATGAGACTTAGGCGAGTTGCACCGATCAGGATTGTGAACCCATTGATTAAAGCACATAAAGCTGGTCTGGGGCTTACCCCGGCGCAGCTTGAGGCCCATTACCTTGCCGGAGGAAATGTCGACAAAGTCGTTAACGCATTGATTGCTGCGGAAAGAGCAGCCATACCGCTTAAATTTGAAAGAGCCGCAGCCATTGATTTGGCAGGACGTGATATTATGCAAGCGGTGCAAATGTCCGTTAATCCGAAAGTTATCCAAACACCCACCGTCTCTGCTGTTGCACAAAATGGGATTGAATTAAGAGTTATAGCAAGGGTTACCGTAAGAGCCAATATTGACCGTCTGGTCGGCGGCGCAGGCGAAGAAACGATCATCGCACGTGTCGGTGAAGGGATTGTCACAAGTATTGGTAGTTCCTCTTCCCATGCCAATGTCCTCGAAAATCCGGACATGATATCCCAGGCCGTTTTGAATAAAGGGTTGGATTCCGGAACAGCTTTTGAAATCCTCTCAATTGATATTGCCGATGTCGATGTCGGCAAAAACATTGGAGCGCAGCTGCAAACAGATCAGGCCGAAGCGGACAAGAGGATTGCCCAGGCCAAAGCGGAGGAACGCAGAGCGATGGCGGTAGCCAGGGAACAGGAAATGAAAGCGTCTGTTCAGGAAATGAGAGCAAAAGTCGTGGATGCGGAAGCCGAGGTGCCGCTGGCACTGGCGTCAGCTTTAAAAGAAGGGCGCCTTGGCGTTATGGATTATTACAATCTGCAGAACGTAATTGCAGATACCCGCATGCGGGATAATATCGCTGTCACAGCCAAAGGAGATGAACCGGAAACGACGATACCCAAGAAGTAG
- the hisC gene encoding histidinol-phosphate transaminase, whose protein sequence is MSKYWSKIAAGQRPYVPGEQPKDKKYIKLNTNECPYPPSPLVLKAIKEAANEKLKLYPDPNGEDLRQTVAEYYGLKKEWVFVGNGSDEILAFAFMAFFDPGSTILFPDVTYSFYPVYTNLFQLDYRLVPLREEFSLYPPDFYDSEGGVIFPNPNAPTGNYVTMEMIEKILIRNPDKVIIVDEAYIDFGGETAIPLIAKYPNLLVIQTLSKSRSLAGLRVGFALGQNELMEGLNRIKDSFNSYTLDRLSMAGAIAAMKDETYFQATRQKVMQTRERIVPILRQMGWQVIPSLANFIFISHPVLKAEEVFTALRQQGILVRYFRQPKIDNYLRVSIGSDEEMDSLLTAFSKLVPCTIKRS, encoded by the coding sequence ATGAGCAAATACTGGAGCAAAATTGCGGCTGGTCAGAGACCGTACGTACCGGGAGAACAGCCGAAAGACAAAAAATATATCAAGCTGAATACGAACGAATGTCCCTATCCGCCTTCGCCCTTAGTCCTCAAAGCGATCAAAGAAGCTGCGAATGAAAAACTGAAGTTATACCCCGATCCGAACGGAGAGGACTTGCGCCAGACCGTAGCCGAATATTACGGCCTGAAGAAGGAGTGGGTATTCGTTGGAAACGGCTCCGATGAAATCCTGGCTTTTGCGTTTATGGCTTTTTTTGACCCGGGCAGCACGATCCTTTTCCCGGATGTTACCTATAGTTTCTACCCGGTCTATACCAATCTGTTTCAGCTGGACTACCGTCTGGTTCCGCTGCGGGAAGAATTTTCTTTATACCCGCCTGATTTCTACGATTCCGAAGGCGGCGTCATTTTTCCAAACCCCAATGCCCCTACCGGCAACTATGTAACGATGGAAATGATAGAAAAAATCCTTATCCGTAATCCGGATAAGGTGATCATCGTTGATGAAGCTTATATCGATTTTGGCGGTGAAACTGCCATTCCGCTTATTGCGAAGTATCCGAATCTGCTGGTGATCCAGACTCTGTCCAAGTCCCGGTCTCTGGCAGGCTTAAGGGTAGGCTTTGCTTTAGGTCAGAATGAGCTGATGGAAGGCTTGAACCGGATCAAAGACTCCTTTAATTCCTATACGTTGGACCGCCTGTCTATGGCCGGAGCAATCGCAGCCATGAAGGATGAAACTTACTTTCAAGCCACAAGGCAGAAAGTGATGCAAACCAGGGAAAGAATTGTTCCGATACTCAGGCAAATGGGCTGGCAAGTGATTCCTTCACTGGCAAATTTCATTTTCATATCCCACCCCGTGCTCAAGGCTGAAGAGGTCTTCACCGCACTCCGACAACAAGGCATTCTGGTCAGGTACTTCCGCCAGCCAAAGATTGACAATTACCTGCGTGTCAGTATCGGCAGTGACGAGGAGATGGACAGCCTGCTTACCGCGTTCAGTAAACTAGTACCATGTACAATAAAACGTTCTTGA
- the hisB gene encoding imidazoleglycerol-phosphate dehydratase HisB, translated as MRSANLKRTTLETEITLALALDGSGRVSVDTGIGFFDHMLDAFCRFAHFDLEIEAGGDLKVDQHHLVEDCGIVLGQALKEALGDKSGIERVGDCLFPMDEALVQVAADISNRGFLVWKVDCPEGMVGDFPVEMAEEFFRALATNAGITLHICLLDGKNRHHILEAVFKAVGRTLGLAVRKNSRVDGVPSTKGSL; from the coding sequence ATGAGGAGTGCGAATCTGAAAAGAACAACCCTGGAGACGGAAATTACTCTGGCGCTGGCGCTTGACGGCAGCGGTAGAGTAAGCGTAGATACAGGAATCGGTTTCTTTGATCACATGCTTGATGCTTTCTGCCGGTTCGCCCATTTTGATCTGGAGATCGAAGCCGGAGGGGACTTGAAAGTTGACCAGCACCACTTGGTGGAAGATTGCGGGATTGTCCTTGGACAGGCGTTGAAAGAAGCGCTTGGAGACAAGTCTGGAATTGAGAGGGTCGGGGACTGCCTGTTTCCGATGGATGAAGCCCTGGTTCAGGTTGCCGCGGATATCTCCAATCGCGGATTCCTGGTCTGGAAAGTGGATTGCCCGGAAGGGATGGTTGGTGATTTCCCCGTAGAAATGGCGGAAGAATTTTTCCGGGCCTTGGCGACGAATGCCGGCATTACGCTGCATATATGCCTGCTGGACGGAAAAAACAGGCACCACATTCTCGAGGCTGTATTCAAGGCCGTGGGCAGGACCCTCGGACTTGCTGTGAGAAAAAACAGCCGTGTTGACGGCGTGCCCTCCACCAAGGGAAGCTTATAG
- a CDS encoding ACT domain-containing protein yields MLQLSIFLENAQGRLADALNTLADLQVNIRALSLADTKDYGVLRIIVENPEEVAEKLRERNCVVKITQVWVLKVPDSPGGLAGQLNKLVAEGVNVEYMYGFVEKENEQAQVVLRVRDAEIMQAAMDKLALK; encoded by the coding sequence ATGTTACAACTGTCAATTTTTCTGGAAAATGCCCAGGGCCGTCTGGCAGACGCACTGAATACTTTAGCTGACCTTCAAGTCAATATCCGCGCGCTGTCCCTTGCTGACACCAAAGATTACGGTGTACTCAGAATTATCGTGGAGAATCCGGAAGAAGTTGCGGAGAAACTCCGGGAGCGCAATTGTGTCGTCAAGATCACCCAGGTTTGGGTGCTAAAAGTTCCCGATAGTCCGGGAGGTCTGGCTGGACAACTGAACAAGCTTGTTGCCGAGGGCGTGAACGTCGAATATATGTATGGTTTTGTGGAAAAGGAAAACGAGCAAGCCCAGGTCGTTCTAAGAGTCAGGGATGCTGAAATCATGCAGGCTGCGATGGACAAACTCGCGCTCAAATGA